In one Pseudarthrobacter oxydans genomic region, the following are encoded:
- a CDS encoding EamA family transporter translates to MSVASNRAPGRLSAGKRNFLASGLGIALFSSAVFGLSGSFAKALLETGWSPGAAVTARLTGAAVILAVPAVPALRGRWHQLRNNWVTILLFGLIGVAACQLFYFNAVARLSVGVALLLEYLAPVIIVLWLWAASRRRPRVLTFGGTLLSLAGLVLVLDLTGAVKIDVIGVLWGIAAAVCLAMYFFITAKENDSLPPIVLASGGLLVGAAAMWLSAATGLLPMAFSAADTRLGPWTTPWWVPLAGLVVLATVLAYVSGIMAARALGSKVASFVSLTEVLFAVIWAWLLLGELPGAIQLVGGALIVGGVILVRLDELRGPAPASAGAGGKEPPRAASPLEHANDVEPVP, encoded by the coding sequence ATGTCCGTTGCGAGCAACCGCGCGCCCGGCCGCCTGTCCGCAGGCAAGCGGAACTTCCTCGCCTCCGGCCTGGGCATAGCCCTGTTCTCCTCCGCCGTCTTCGGCCTCTCCGGGTCCTTCGCCAAGGCGCTCCTGGAGACCGGTTGGTCCCCGGGAGCCGCCGTCACTGCCCGGCTCACGGGTGCCGCCGTGATTCTCGCCGTGCCCGCGGTTCCAGCCCTGCGGGGACGCTGGCACCAGCTGCGGAACAACTGGGTGACCATCCTCCTCTTCGGGCTGATCGGCGTGGCGGCCTGCCAGCTCTTCTACTTCAACGCTGTGGCCAGGCTCTCCGTGGGCGTGGCGCTCCTGCTTGAATACCTGGCTCCGGTCATCATCGTGCTGTGGCTGTGGGCTGCCAGCCGCAGGCGGCCGCGTGTCCTGACGTTCGGCGGTACCCTGCTTTCCCTTGCCGGCCTGGTTCTCGTGCTGGACCTCACAGGCGCCGTGAAGATCGACGTCATTGGTGTCCTCTGGGGAATTGCGGCCGCCGTCTGCCTTGCCATGTACTTCTTCATTACGGCCAAGGAGAACGACTCACTGCCGCCCATCGTCCTGGCCTCCGGCGGGCTGCTGGTGGGTGCGGCCGCTATGTGGCTCTCCGCCGCCACCGGCCTGCTGCCGATGGCCTTCAGCGCAGCCGATACCAGGCTCGGCCCCTGGACCACCCCGTGGTGGGTCCCGCTGGCGGGCCTCGTAGTCCTGGCGACGGTCCTGGCGTACGTGTCCGGGATCATGGCCGCCCGGGCGCTCGGATCGAAGGTGGCCTCTTTCGTGTCGCTGACAGAGGTACTCTTCGCCGTCATCTGGGCCTGGCTGCTGCTTGGTGAGCTTCCGGGCGCCATCCAGCTCGTCGGCGGAGCGCTGATCGTCGGCGGTGTCATCCTGGTCCGGCTGGACGAACTCCGGGGCCCTGCGCCGGCGTCGGCGGGAGCGGGCGGCAAGGAGCCGCCCAGGGCGGCGTCCCCGCTGGAACACGCGAACGACGTCGAGCCCGTCCCTTAA
- a CDS encoding ABATE domain-containing protein yields the protein MVFAPDTEVALRTVVNLVNSAANGAEGLATQADLDRFLAAEGFTGSRTRDQQELESVRQLRRQLAELWTADEDAAVRTVNRLLREARALPQLVKHDDWDWHLHATTPDAPLVDRMSTEAAMALADVIRGKEMDRMRTCDAEDCDAAVLDLSRNRSKRYCDTGNCANRAHVAAYRARQAASG from the coding sequence ATGGTTTTTGCCCCTGACACCGAGGTGGCGCTGCGGACGGTGGTGAATCTGGTCAATTCAGCGGCAAATGGGGCCGAAGGCCTTGCCACGCAGGCGGACCTGGACCGTTTCCTGGCGGCTGAGGGTTTCACCGGCTCCCGCACCAGGGATCAGCAGGAACTGGAAAGCGTCCGGCAGTTGCGCCGGCAGCTCGCAGAGCTTTGGACAGCGGATGAAGATGCGGCTGTCCGCACGGTGAACCGCCTCCTGCGCGAGGCGCGCGCGCTCCCCCAGCTGGTCAAGCACGACGACTGGGACTGGCACCTGCATGCCACCACACCGGACGCCCCGCTGGTGGACCGGATGAGCACGGAGGCCGCGATGGCGCTGGCGGATGTCATCCGCGGCAAGGAGATGGACCGAATGCGCACCTGCGACGCAGAGGATTGCGATGCGGCGGTGCTGGACCTGAGCCGGAACCGGTCGAAGCGCTACTGCGACACCGGCAATTGCGCCAACCGCGCACATGTCGCCGCCTACCGTGCCCGGCAGGCGGCCTCGGGCTAG
- a CDS encoding MATE family efflux transporter, protein MPRLPAPTTAAPSRGQRREILRLAVPAFGALVAEPLFLLADSAIVGHLGVAQLAGVGLASAVLHTAVGLMVFLAYSTTPAVARAIGDGQPGKALAAGRDGVWLALLLGLVLAVAGFLAADPLIGLLGAEGEVRGFAVDYLRWSMPGLVAMLLIFAGTGLLRGLQDTRTPLVVATAGFGLNIVLNLWLVYGLGWSVTGSAVGTSVAQWAMAGVYLVIVRGNAVSSGVSLLPSWRGIRSMTRVGSWLMLRTLSLRIAILATVLVVTAQGAVNLAAHQLAMTIFSFLAFALDALAIAAQALIGKELGASNAAKARLLTRTMIRWGLGFGVATGVLLALAAPWAGALFTSDPEVQSVLATALWVVAAGQPIAGYVFVLDGVLIGAGDAKYLALAGVLNLAVYVPLLIAVALPGLSGAAGLGWLWAAFALGYMAARALTLGLRARSDRWMVLGSG, encoded by the coding sequence GTGCCCCGCTTACCTGCCCCCACCACTGCTGCGCCATCCAGGGGGCAGCGCCGGGAGATCCTCCGGCTTGCCGTCCCCGCTTTTGGTGCGCTTGTGGCCGAGCCGCTGTTCCTGCTCGCCGACTCGGCGATTGTGGGCCACCTGGGCGTGGCCCAGCTGGCCGGCGTCGGACTCGCCTCGGCGGTGCTGCACACCGCCGTCGGCCTGATGGTCTTCCTGGCCTACTCCACTACCCCTGCCGTGGCCCGCGCCATCGGCGACGGCCAGCCGGGCAAGGCCTTGGCAGCCGGCCGCGACGGCGTCTGGCTGGCACTGCTGCTGGGCCTCGTCCTGGCCGTGGCCGGGTTCCTGGCCGCGGACCCGCTGATCGGCCTTCTGGGGGCGGAAGGCGAGGTGCGGGGATTCGCCGTCGATTACCTCCGCTGGTCCATGCCCGGGCTGGTGGCCATGCTCCTGATTTTCGCCGGCACAGGCCTCCTACGCGGCCTTCAGGACACCCGGACCCCGCTGGTGGTGGCCACGGCGGGCTTTGGCCTCAACATCGTCCTGAACCTGTGGCTGGTCTACGGGCTGGGCTGGTCGGTGACCGGCTCCGCGGTGGGAACCAGCGTGGCCCAGTGGGCGATGGCGGGCGTTTACCTGGTCATCGTCAGGGGGAACGCAGTGAGCAGCGGGGTGAGCCTGCTGCCAAGCTGGCGGGGGATCCGCAGTATGACGCGGGTGGGGTCCTGGCTCATGCTGCGCACACTGAGCCTCCGGATCGCGATCCTGGCCACAGTGCTGGTGGTCACCGCGCAAGGGGCGGTCAACCTGGCAGCCCACCAGCTGGCAATGACGATTTTTTCCTTCCTGGCCTTCGCCCTGGATGCCCTGGCGATCGCCGCCCAGGCCCTGATCGGCAAGGAGCTGGGCGCATCGAATGCCGCCAAGGCGCGCCTCCTGACCCGCACCATGATCCGCTGGGGCCTGGGCTTTGGCGTGGCGACGGGCGTGCTCCTGGCACTGGCGGCCCCCTGGGCGGGTGCCCTTTTCACGTCCGATCCCGAGGTGCAGTCGGTTCTGGCCACTGCCCTCTGGGTCGTCGCGGCGGGCCAGCCCATAGCCGGCTATGTGTTTGTGCTGGACGGGGTGCTGATCGGCGCCGGGGACGCAAAGTACCTTGCCTTGGCCGGGGTCCTGAATCTTGCCGTCTATGTGCCGCTGTTGATTGCCGTGGCGCTGCCCGGCCTATCGGGTGCCGCAGGCCTTGGCTGGCTGTGGGCCGCCTTTGCCCTCGGCTACATGGCTGCGCGCGCCCTGACCCTGGGCCTGCGTGCCCGGTCCGACCGTTGGATGGTGCTCGGTTCGGGGTAG
- a CDS encoding DoxX family protein — MNQSRLTTTAVTALRIILGFLFAAHGWQKFNEWTIAGTQASFAKMGVPAAEIAAPAIAVLEFAGGIALILGILTRVVAALLVLDMLGALVLVHASAGVFAANGGYELVLLLAAAAFALALTGAGRLSVDRALFGRSNSKLSVLA, encoded by the coding sequence ATGAACCAGTCACGACTTACCACCACCGCCGTTACTGCCCTCCGCATCATCCTGGGCTTCCTCTTCGCCGCCCACGGCTGGCAGAAGTTCAACGAATGGACCATCGCCGGCACCCAGGCGTCGTTCGCCAAGATGGGCGTTCCGGCAGCGGAAATCGCAGCCCCCGCAATCGCCGTCCTGGAGTTCGCCGGCGGCATCGCCCTGATCCTGGGCATCCTCACCCGCGTGGTTGCAGCCCTCCTGGTCCTGGACATGCTGGGGGCCCTGGTCCTGGTCCACGCCTCCGCCGGAGTTTTTGCCGCCAACGGCGGGTACGAGCTGGTGCTGCTCCTCGCGGCCGCAGCCTTCGCCCTGGCCCTCACCGGCGCCGGACGCCTCTCAGTGGACCGGGCCCTCTTTGGCCGCAGCAACTCCAAGTTGTCTGTCCTCGCCTAA
- a CDS encoding hotdog domain-containing protein — MTDTPASNSVTLRFLAAPMDVGHSGSVDAGTVLEWVDKAAYAAAVGWAKSYCVTAYVGNIHFADPVNSGDMVEVEATIVYTGRSSMHIRTVVSSGDPKGGPATMRSQCMVIFVAVGEDGKPIPVQQYEPVTPAEIEQRDHALARIKVREQIVEAMNRQEYTDAGTAERVTLRFMAAPTDVNWGGKVHGGIVMKWIDEAAYVCASRYCGMNTVAVFSGGVRFYRPLLIGHVVEVEARLVYTGTKGMHIAVHVRSGDPRSRDMNLTTYCLTVMVARDAEGNSVPIPAWMPVSEEDKRLHAHARELLEIRGTAPGNRLPNHLLAQG, encoded by the coding sequence ATGACCGACACCCCTGCCTCCAACTCCGTGACCCTCCGCTTCCTCGCCGCCCCGATGGACGTGGGACACAGCGGCTCGGTGGATGCCGGGACAGTCCTGGAGTGGGTGGACAAGGCCGCGTATGCCGCGGCGGTGGGGTGGGCGAAGTCCTACTGCGTGACTGCCTATGTGGGAAACATCCATTTCGCCGATCCGGTCAACAGCGGGGACATGGTGGAGGTGGAAGCCACCATCGTCTACACCGGCCGGTCCTCAATGCACATCCGCACCGTGGTTTCCTCCGGGGATCCCAAGGGCGGTCCGGCCACTATGCGAAGCCAGTGCATGGTGATTTTCGTGGCCGTCGGGGAAGACGGGAAACCCATCCCGGTGCAGCAGTACGAACCCGTCACCCCGGCGGAAATCGAGCAGCGGGACCACGCCCTGGCCCGGATCAAGGTGCGGGAACAGATTGTCGAAGCCATGAACCGCCAGGAATATACTGACGCGGGCACGGCCGAACGGGTGACGCTCCGCTTCATGGCTGCGCCCACGGACGTGAACTGGGGCGGAAAAGTGCACGGCGGGATCGTCATGAAGTGGATCGACGAAGCAGCCTACGTCTGCGCCTCCCGGTACTGCGGCATGAACACAGTGGCCGTATTCTCCGGCGGCGTCCGGTTCTACCGCCCGTTGCTGATTGGCCACGTTGTGGAGGTGGAAGCCCGCCTGGTGTACACGGGGACGAAGGGCATGCACATCGCAGTCCACGTCCGCTCCGGCGATCCCAGGAGCCGCGACATGAACCTCACCACCTATTGCCTGACGGTGATGGTGGCGCGCGACGCCGAAGGCAACTCGGTGCCTATCCCTGCCTGGATGCCGGTCAGCGAGGAGGACAAGCGGCTGCACGCCCACGCCCGGGAGCTACTCGAGATCCGGGGCACCGCCCCGGGCAACCGCCTGCCGAACCACCTGCTGGCGCAGGGCTAA
- the dnaB gene encoding replicative DNA helicase — protein MSIAHLDPVETTRGSDASRKPPQDIPAEQSVLGGMMLSKDAIADVVEILRGQDFYRPAHETIYEAIIDLYGRGEPADAVTVSDELTKRAEINRIGGPAYLHELIQTVPTAANAGYYAEIVAERAVLRRLVNAGTKIVQLGYGSDGEVEDLVNQAQAEVYAVAERRTAEDYVVLKDVMESTVDEIEASGHRGEGMTGVPTGFYELDELTHGLHPGQMIVIAARPAVGKSTFALDFARSAAIKNNLSTVMFSLEMGRNEIAMRLLSAEATIGLQDLRKGTIKDEQWSKIATTMGRMNDAPLFIDDSPNMSLMEIRAKCRRLKQQHDLKLVILDYLQLMSSGKKVESRQQEVSEFSRALKLLAKELQVPVIALSQLNRGSEQRQDKRPMVSDLRESGSIEQDADMVILLHREDVYDKESPRAGEADILVAKHRNGPTKDIVVAFQGHYSRFANMAADAGGGGF, from the coding sequence TTGTCAATCGCGCATCTTGACCCGGTCGAAACAACCCGCGGATCAGACGCGAGCCGAAAGCCACCGCAGGACATCCCTGCCGAGCAATCCGTCCTGGGCGGCATGATGCTGTCCAAGGATGCCATTGCCGACGTGGTGGAAATTCTCCGGGGACAGGACTTTTACCGCCCCGCCCACGAAACCATCTACGAAGCCATTATCGACCTCTACGGCCGCGGCGAACCGGCGGACGCTGTTACCGTCTCGGACGAACTGACCAAGCGTGCCGAGATCAACCGGATCGGCGGCCCCGCCTACCTGCATGAGTTGATCCAGACCGTCCCCACGGCGGCCAACGCCGGCTACTACGCCGAAATCGTTGCTGAGCGCGCCGTCCTCCGGCGCCTGGTCAATGCCGGAACCAAGATCGTCCAGCTGGGCTACGGCTCGGACGGTGAGGTGGAGGACCTGGTCAACCAGGCCCAGGCCGAGGTCTACGCCGTGGCCGAGCGTCGCACTGCCGAGGATTACGTTGTCCTCAAGGACGTCATGGAGTCCACAGTGGACGAGATCGAGGCCTCCGGGCACCGCGGCGAGGGAATGACCGGCGTCCCCACGGGGTTCTACGAGCTGGATGAGCTCACCCACGGACTGCACCCGGGCCAGATGATCGTCATCGCCGCCCGCCCGGCAGTGGGTAAGTCCACCTTCGCACTGGATTTTGCCCGCTCCGCTGCCATCAAGAACAACCTCTCCACGGTGATGTTCTCCCTCGAAATGGGCCGGAACGAAATCGCCATGCGCCTCCTCTCCGCGGAGGCAACCATCGGTCTGCAGGATCTCCGCAAGGGAACCATCAAGGACGAGCAATGGTCCAAGATCGCCACCACCATGGGCCGGATGAACGACGCCCCGCTGTTCATTGACGACAGCCCCAACATGTCCCTGATGGAGATCCGGGCAAAATGCCGGCGCCTGAAGCAGCAGCATGATCTCAAGCTGGTGATCCTCGACTACCTGCAGCTCATGAGCTCCGGCAAGAAGGTGGAGTCCCGCCAGCAGGAAGTATCCGAGTTTTCGCGCGCGCTGAAGCTCCTGGCCAAGGAACTGCAGGTCCCGGTCATCGCACTGTCCCAGCTGAACCGTGGCTCTGAGCAGCGCCAGGACAAGCGGCCCATGGTTTCGGACCTCCGTGAATCCGGATCCATCGAGCAGGACGCGGACATGGTGATCCTGCTCCACCGCGAAGATGTCTATGACAAGGAGTCGCCGCGCGCCGGCGAAGCCGACATCCTGGTTGCGAAGCACCGTAACGGTCCCACGAAGGACATCGTGGTGGCCTTCCAGGGCCATTACTCCCGGTTTGCCAACATGGCGGCCGACGCCGGCGGCGGGGGCTTCTAG
- a CDS encoding FMN reductase, giving the protein METRRITVLSAGLGVPSSSRLLADQLAVSAERQLGAAGYDVTVDVVELRDLAVDIANNFVTGYAAPRLAEVIAGVEAADGIIAVTPVFSASYSGLFKSFIDVLDPKSLDGKAVLLGATGGTERHQMVLDYALRPLFSYLRARIAPTGVFAGPQDWGTADDDGSSLAARIDRAAGEFTRLMEGSQPGRKHVPMESLPFEQLLAGISGNA; this is encoded by the coding sequence ATGGAAACCCGCCGTATCACAGTCCTTTCCGCCGGCTTGGGCGTGCCGTCGTCGAGCCGCCTGCTTGCCGACCAGCTGGCAGTGTCGGCTGAACGTCAGTTGGGCGCGGCCGGCTATGACGTGACCGTGGACGTCGTCGAACTCCGGGACCTTGCCGTGGACATCGCCAACAACTTCGTCACCGGCTACGCTGCTCCGCGCCTCGCAGAGGTCATCGCAGGGGTGGAAGCCGCCGACGGGATCATCGCCGTGACGCCTGTGTTCAGCGCGTCCTACAGTGGCCTGTTCAAATCCTTCATCGACGTCCTCGACCCCAAGTCCTTGGACGGCAAGGCCGTCCTGCTCGGCGCCACCGGCGGCACCGAGCGCCACCAGATGGTCCTGGACTACGCGCTCCGCCCGCTCTTCAGCTACCTGCGCGCCAGGATTGCGCCCACGGGCGTCTTCGCCGGCCCGCAGGACTGGGGAACCGCCGACGACGACGGGTCCTCCCTTGCCGCCCGCATCGACCGCGCTGCCGGCGAATTTACCCGCCTGATGGAGGGGTCCCAGCCGGGCCGGAAGCATGTTCCCATGGAGTCACTGCCATTCGAGCAGCTGCTGGCGGGCATCTCCGGAAACGCCTGA
- the rplI gene encoding 50S ribosomal protein L9, whose protein sequence is MAKLILTHEVTGLGAAGDVVEVKDGYARNYLLPRNFALTWSKGGEKQVESIKAARAAREHASLEDAQKQAAALQSKPVKLVVKAGETGRLFGTVKQGDVADAVEAAGLGRIDKRKVELPVHIKSVGSYQANVRLHEDVAAVIELDVVAGK, encoded by the coding sequence ATGGCAAAGCTCATTCTGACCCACGAAGTAACCGGACTCGGTGCTGCTGGCGACGTTGTCGAGGTCAAGGACGGTTACGCCCGTAACTACCTGCTGCCCCGCAACTTCGCCCTGACCTGGTCGAAGGGCGGCGAAAAGCAGGTTGAGTCCATCAAGGCTGCCCGCGCTGCCCGCGAGCACGCTTCCCTGGAAGACGCTCAGAAGCAGGCTGCTGCACTGCAGTCCAAGCCGGTCAAGCTCGTCGTCAAGGCTGGCGAAACCGGACGCCTGTTCGGCACCGTCAAGCAGGGCGACGTCGCTGACGCTGTTGAGGCCGCTGGCCTTGGCCGCATCGACAAGCGCAAGGTTGAACTGCCGGTCCACATCAAGTCGGTTGGTTCGTACCAGGCCAACGTCCGTCTGCACGAGGATGTTGCCGCTGTCATCGAACTCGATGTAGTGGCAGGCAAGTAG
- the rpsR gene encoding 30S ribosomal protein S18 encodes MAKAELRKPKPKSNPLKAADITVIDYKDVALLRKFISDRGKIRARRVTGVTVQEQRKIAQAIKNAREVALLPYSGAGRG; translated from the coding sequence ATGGCTAAGGCTGAACTCCGTAAGCCCAAACCAAAGTCCAACCCCTTGAAGGCCGCTGACATCACTGTCATCGACTACAAGGACGTAGCATTGCTGCGCAAGTTCATCTCCGACCGCGGAAAGATCCGCGCCCGTCGCGTCACTGGCGTTACGGTGCAGGAACAGCGCAAGATCGCCCAGGCAATCAAGAACGCCCGCGAAGTTGCTCTGCTGCCTTACTCCGGCGCTGGCCGCGGCTAA
- a CDS encoding single-stranded DNA-binding protein — translation MAGETTITVIGNLTNDPELRFTPSGSAVANFTIASTPRTFDRQSNEWKDGETLFLRAAVWREAAENVAESLTKGMRVIVTGRLKSRSYETKEGEKRTVIELEVDEIGPSLRYANAKVNRTQRSGAGGQGGFGGGNSGGGFGGGNSGGNQGGNSGGGWGGGNQQAAQDDPWATPGVSSAGGWGNGPDSEPPF, via the coding sequence ATGGCAGGCGAAACCACCATTACGGTCATCGGTAATCTCACCAATGACCCGGAATTGCGGTTCACACCGTCAGGTTCGGCAGTAGCGAACTTCACCATCGCTTCCACCCCGCGTACCTTTGACCGCCAGTCCAACGAGTGGAAGGACGGGGAAACCCTGTTCCTCCGCGCGGCTGTCTGGCGTGAAGCAGCCGAGAACGTCGCCGAGTCCCTCACCAAGGGCATGCGCGTGATCGTTACCGGCCGCCTGAAGAGCCGTTCCTACGAAACCAAAGAAGGCGAAAAGCGCACCGTTATCGAGCTTGAGGTCGACGAAATCGGCCCCAGCCTGCGCTATGCCAATGCCAAGGTCAACCGCACCCAGCGCTCCGGCGCGGGTGGCCAGGGCGGCTTCGGCGGCGGCAACAGCGGCGGTGGCTTCGGAGGCGGCAACTCTGGTGGAAACCAGGGCGGCAACTCCGGTGGAGGCTGGGGCGGCGGCAACCAGCAGGCTGCGCAGGACGATCCCTGGGCTACGCCCGGCGTGTCCAGTGCAGGTGGCTGGGGCAACGGCCCCGATTCCGAACCTCCCTTCTAA
- the rpsF gene encoding 30S ribosomal protein S6: MRPYELMVIIDPEVEERTVEPSLQKFLNVITNDGGTIEKVDIWGRRRLAYEIKKKSEGIYAVVNFTAKPETAKELDRQLSLNETIMRTKITRPEEQKVVAE; the protein is encoded by the coding sequence ATGCGTCCTTACGAATTGATGGTAATCATCGACCCCGAGGTCGAAGAGCGTACCGTTGAGCCGTCGCTTCAGAAGTTCCTGAACGTCATCACCAACGATGGTGGAACCATCGAGAAGGTTGACATTTGGGGCCGACGCCGCCTGGCTTACGAAATCAAGAAAAAGTCCGAAGGAATCTACGCCGTGGTGAACTTCACCGCCAAGCCGGAAACCGCCAAGGAACTTGACCGCCAGTTGTCTCTTAACGAGACCATCATGCGCACCAAGATCACCCGCCCCGAAGAGCAGAAGGTTGTTGCTGAGTAA